In Ktedonobacteraceae bacterium, a genomic segment contains:
- a CDS encoding family 20 glycosylhydrolase has translation MSRYFTKKRIIILYAVTLFLAASIFTYFHPLQFTGYELAYINPAPPVIPALQQWQGSTGSFALSYTSRIVVDPSYKAQLLDTAQVFQNDLFNETGTRFPIAISSPPNTGDFFLTLTSLDSGLGNEGYLLDVEDAVTISAHTSTGVFYGTRTALQILREDSARTYIPKGMARDYPQYPERGFMLDVGRKYFPISYLEDIVRMMAWYKMNDFQLHLNDNAPGAGNNSNWMHQFAAFRLNSPNFPGLAAPSGSYTEQDILALESVARQYHVTITPEIDMPAHDLALTQYRPDLASSAYSKEMLDLSNPATYTFVESLWNTFLPWFQASQVDIGADEYVTSAANDYRLFLNALDVFLNQKDKTVRIWGSLSKMNSNIPINTNIVIEDWNNSWSNPVDMVRQGFHIINVNDNLLYIVPKAGYYHDYLDTRQLYEQWEPNIFDFTRPSLNLAPNDPHLLGGMFAVWNDAIGKVSTTDVYARVKPAMPTLSEKLWNGPTTPLPYELFQQLAILIGDPPGTHLPAVPTW, from the coding sequence TTGAGCAGATATTTCACCAAAAAGCGCATCATCATCCTATATGCAGTGACGCTATTCCTCGCCGCCAGCATCTTCACCTATTTTCATCCGCTGCAATTCACCGGCTACGAACTTGCCTACATCAATCCTGCCCCGCCGGTCATTCCTGCTCTACAGCAGTGGCAGGGTAGCACTGGCTCGTTTGCCCTCAGCTATACATCGCGCATCGTTGTGGACCCTTCTTACAAAGCGCAGTTACTCGATACAGCCCAGGTTTTCCAGAATGACCTCTTCAATGAAACCGGCACCAGGTTTCCTATAGCCATATCAAGCCCACCCAATACCGGAGATTTTTTCCTGACGCTGACCAGCCTGGATAGCGGCCTCGGCAACGAAGGCTACCTCCTCGATGTAGAGGATGCCGTCACAATCAGCGCCCATACCAGCACAGGCGTATTTTATGGAACGCGCACCGCCTTGCAGATACTCAGAGAAGACTCCGCCCGCACCTATATCCCCAAGGGAATGGCAAGAGACTACCCGCAGTATCCTGAACGCGGCTTTATGCTCGATGTCGGGCGCAAATATTTCCCCATCAGCTACCTCGAGGACATCGTGCGCATGATGGCCTGGTATAAGATGAACGATTTCCAGCTTCATTTGAATGATAACGCGCCTGGAGCCGGAAATAATTCGAATTGGATGCACCAGTTTGCCGCATTTCGCCTCAACAGCCCGAACTTTCCCGGTCTTGCCGCTCCCAGTGGTTCCTATACTGAGCAAGATATCCTCGCGCTCGAATCCGTTGCCAGGCAGTATCACGTCACGATTACGCCAGAGATTGACATGCCCGCCCATGACCTCGCTCTCACCCAGTATCGTCCTGACCTCGCCAGCTCCGCATACTCAAAAGAGATGCTTGACCTGAGCAATCCCGCAACCTATACCTTTGTAGAGTCCCTCTGGAATACATTTTTACCATGGTTTCAGGCCTCCCAGGTCGATATTGGCGCCGATGAATATGTTACCAGCGCTGCAAACGACTACCGCCTCTTCCTCAACGCGCTCGACGTATTTCTTAACCAGAAAGACAAAACTGTGCGCATATGGGGGAGCCTGTCGAAGATGAACAGTAACATTCCCATCAACACAAATATCGTCATCGAAGACTGGAACAATAGCTGGTCTAACCCCGTAGATATGGTCAGGCAGGGTTTCCACATCATTAACGTGAACGATAACCTTCTCTATATCGTCCCCAAGGCGGGATACTATCATGACTATTTAGACACCCGCCAGCTCTACGAGCAATGGGAGCCAAACATCTTCGACTTCACACGTCCCAGCCTCAACCTTGCACCAAACGATCCTCACCTGCTAGGTGGCATGTTTGCCGTATGGAACGACGCGATCGGCAAAGTAAGCACTACAGATGTCTATGCCCGCGTGAAACCCGCCATGCCCACGCTCAGCGAAAAACTCTGGAACGGCCCCACAACCCCCTTACCCTATGAACTCTTCCAGCAATTAGCCATACTCATTGGCGACCCTCCCGGCACGCACCTGCCCGCTGTACCAACCTGGTGA
- a CDS encoding DUF3037 domain-containing protein, which yields MRETSSYDYAIIRVVPHVERGECLNVGIILHSPTRRFLDASIHVDYERLRAFAPQLDLTAVQQQLEHIIQICHGKKQGGPIGQLSQSERFNWLISPRSTIIQTSPVHAGICSNPEEELQNLMKKLVLLEREQKDTTLSVPGKIAHQREPER from the coding sequence GTGCGCGAGACCAGCTCATATGATTACGCCATCATTCGTGTCGTTCCCCATGTTGAGCGTGGCGAATGCCTCAACGTCGGCATTATCCTGCACAGCCCGACGCGCCGTTTTCTCGATGCATCCATCCATGTTGACTATGAGCGATTGCGCGCATTTGCTCCCCAACTTGATCTTACTGCCGTGCAGCAACAGCTTGAGCATATCATCCAGATCTGCCATGGAAAAAAGCAGGGCGGTCCTATCGGGCAGCTCTCCCAATCAGAACGTTTTAACTGGCTCATATCCCCACGCAGCACCATCATCCAGACCTCGCCCGTACATGCCGGTATCTGCAGCAATCCAGAGGAAGAATTACAGAACCTCATGAAGAAACTGGTGCTGCTTGAGAGAGAGCAAAAAGATACAACATTGTCCGTTCCAGGAAAAATCGCTCATCAGCGCGAGCCTGAACGTTAG
- a CDS encoding HipA family kinase produces MLRTITATRYVTPLREGGSLPAIVEADDDGLYVLKFRGSGHGTKALIAELVAGEIGRALGLPVPEIVFMELDPVLGRSEPDFEIQALIEASEGLNLALDFLPGALPFDALDAGSVDPVLASSILWFDAYITNVDRTPRNTNMLWWHRRLMLIDHGSSLYFHHVNSNYIERSRIAFSPIKNHVLLPVASALKEVDRDLSARLSPQILQDIVDLIPESWLEDDPDFPDPAAHRAAYLNYLLDRLANSQIFVEEALRARDQLI; encoded by the coding sequence ATGCTAAGAACAATAACTGCTACACGCTATGTCACGCCGCTAAGAGAGGGTGGTTCGCTGCCCGCTATTGTTGAGGCCGATGATGATGGTCTCTATGTACTCAAATTTCGCGGCTCCGGTCATGGGACGAAGGCATTGATTGCAGAACTGGTTGCCGGTGAAATTGGCCGCGCGCTCGGACTGCCCGTGCCTGAAATCGTCTTCATGGAGCTTGATCCTGTACTGGGCCGCTCAGAGCCGGACTTTGAAATTCAAGCACTGATTGAGGCGAGTGAGGGCCTCAACCTCGCGCTCGATTTTCTGCCCGGCGCGCTGCCTTTCGACGCCCTGGATGCCGGCAGCGTAGACCCTGTACTGGCCTCGTCAATTCTCTGGTTCGATGCCTACATAACCAATGTTGACCGCACACCGCGCAACACCAATATGCTCTGGTGGCATCGCCGCTTGATGCTCATCGACCACGGCTCCTCGCTCTACTTCCATCACGTGAACTCGAACTATATTGAGCGCAGCCGCATAGCCTTTTCTCCGATCAAAAATCATGTCCTCTTGCCGGTAGCGTCCGCCCTAAAGGAAGTTGATCGAGACCTGAGCGCGCGGCTTTCACCGCAGATACTCCAGGATATCGTCGACCTCATTCCCGAATCCTGGTTAGAGGATGATCCCGACTTCCCAGACCCCGCTGCTCATCGAGCCGCTTATCTGAATTACTTGCTGGATCGCCTGGCAAATTCACAAATCTTTGTAGAGGAGGCCCTGCGTGCGCGAGACCAGCTCATATGA
- a CDS encoding alpha/beta hydrolase-fold protein produces MIIMGLALIALGIFSNDAASGKSRQSSSQHVPAPVATNNPTPTAAQPSSTATTFDGFQTLTFNDASGSKMTYYLYIPTGYNPGQKYPLVLLLHGGGEVAKANATAQQNRDVLLKQYYVQVWISPAIQQKWPSFILVPQVMAPDRWVNVPASTGSYTMTSQPSNSLRMAKEILDWVQQQYKGIDSHRLYVTGLSMGGYGTWEAIERWPNYFAAAAPLAGAGDPSKAYLLVREPIWAFHGAKDTVVPVSGSRDMISAIMLAGGQPLYTEYPDAGHGLWGPGGVYDPKADPPFFEWLFSQKLPQGGK; encoded by the coding sequence ATGATTATTATGGGTCTGGCACTGATCGCGCTGGGAATATTTTCTAACGACGCGGCAAGTGGGAAAAGCAGGCAAAGCAGCTCTCAACATGTTCCTGCGCCTGTTGCCACGAACAATCCTACTCCCACGGCAGCACAACCATCTTCGACGGCTACCACCTTCGATGGATTTCAGACACTTACGTTTAACGATGCAAGCGGGTCGAAGATGACCTACTATCTCTATATCCCCACCGGTTATAATCCTGGGCAGAAGTATCCACTTGTGCTGTTGCTGCATGGCGGTGGAGAGGTTGCAAAGGCCAATGCGACTGCCCAACAGAACAGAGATGTACTGCTCAAGCAATATTATGTACAGGTATGGATTTCTCCGGCAATTCAGCAGAAGTGGCCGAGCTTTATTCTTGTTCCCCAGGTTATGGCACCGGATCGCTGGGTGAATGTTCCCGCTTCCACCGGCTCCTATACTATGACTTCGCAGCCCAGCAATTCTTTACGCATGGCAAAAGAAATCCTGGATTGGGTGCAACAGCAATACAAGGGCATAGACTCGCATCGACTCTACGTCACGGGACTTTCCATGGGAGGCTATGGAACCTGGGAGGCGATTGAGCGCTGGCCGAACTACTTCGCGGCAGCGGCTCCGCTTGCTGGAGCGGGCGATCCTTCAAAAGCGTATCTGCTGGTTCGCGAGCCAATCTGGGCGTTTCATGGGGCAAAGGATACGGTTGTGCCCGTATCGGGTTCGCGGGATATGATTTCTGCTATCATGCTGGCCGGTGGTCAGCCGCTTTACACCGAATATCCTGATGCCGGGCATGGTCTATGGGGTCCCGGCGGAGTTTACGATCCAAAGGCGGACCCTCCTTTCTTCGAGTGGCTGTTTTCGCAAAAGCTGCCGCAAGGTGGAAAATGA
- a CDS encoding acyltransferase, with product MVKELQARRPHVYELDPLRVITALCVVAVHAVALTTFLNHTSVGAQIQNALVVALHFTREEFIFVTAFALIYVYHGKPFDVKKFWAKRSIGVLLPYCIWSAIYVAVNVPGQAPLQYIQTTLIDIVSGNASFQLYYILLTLQFYILFPLFLVFMTHVASHPWKVLSISFVLEVLLLYADYRWVQQGTLASSGFWQFFATYQNRFILIYQFYFVLGGFTALYFQQVRSFVLRNGWLIACGFLTATAALWLHFVLQLRVYQESMGYATSVLQPIMAFYSLAVILFSFWLVCRWASHRQKDNLPRGYRTWQVLSDASFGVYLIHVLFLTAILKWVLPAMPAAWPIAIRVFLTWFLTAGSAMGATVILLYIPGLSHLVGRAQPTSKKVAPGALQTSVGADNGFEQIIPSIARADQSAMGAINRPLRQSRGADSFARRRTI from the coding sequence GAGTGTGGGGGCACAGATACAAAATGCGCTGGTGGTGGCACTGCACTTTACAAGAGAGGAGTTCATCTTTGTAACGGCCTTCGCACTGATCTATGTCTATCATGGGAAGCCTTTTGATGTCAAGAAATTCTGGGCCAAACGAAGCATAGGGGTTCTGCTGCCCTATTGTATCTGGAGCGCGATCTATGTCGCGGTTAACGTGCCGGGACAGGCGCCGCTCCAATATATTCAGACCACGCTTATTGATATAGTGTCGGGGAATGCTTCATTTCAACTGTATTACATCCTGCTCACCCTACAGTTTTATATCCTCTTTCCGCTTTTCCTGGTGTTCATGACGCACGTTGCAAGCCATCCATGGAAAGTATTAAGTATTAGCTTCGTGCTTGAGGTTCTGTTGCTCTACGCGGACTATCGATGGGTGCAGCAGGGTACGCTGGCCTCATCCGGCTTCTGGCAGTTTTTCGCTACCTACCAGAATCGCTTCATACTGATCTACCAGTTCTACTTTGTACTGGGCGGGTTTACGGCATTGTACTTCCAGCAGGTGCGCTCATTTGTGCTGCGCAATGGATGGTTGATTGCATGCGGATTCCTGACTGCAACCGCTGCGCTGTGGCTGCACTTCGTGCTGCAACTGCGTGTGTACCAGGAGTCGATGGGATACGCGACATCGGTTTTGCAACCGATCATGGCTTTCTATAGCCTGGCCGTGATCCTCTTTTCGTTCTGGCTTGTTTGTCGTTGGGCAAGTCACAGGCAGAAGGACAACCTGCCACGCGGCTATCGCACCTGGCAGGTGTTATCAGATGCCTCGTTTGGAGTATACCTCATCCACGTTCTCTTCCTGACGGCAATCCTGAAATGGGTGCTGCCCGCAATGCCGGCAGCGTGGCCCATCGCAATCCGCGTTTTTCTCACCTGGTTTTTGACCGCGGGAAGCGCAATGGGAGCGACGGTGATATTGCTGTATATTCCCGGCTTAAGTCACCTGGTTGGGCGCGCGCAGCCCACAAGTAAGAAGGTAGCACCAGGGGCGCTTCAAACATCTGTAGGGGCCGATAATGGGTTTGAACAAATTATTCCGTCCATCGCAAGGGCCGATCAATCGGCGATGGGCGCGATCAATCGGCCTCTACGGCAGAGCCGTGGAGCCGATTCATTTGCAAGGAGAAGAACGATATGA
- a CDS encoding DUF1801 domain-containing protein, with protein sequence MTDNKHFTTIDEYISTFPGPVQAALQQVRQAIHRAAPNAVETISYNIPTFDLYGRHLVFFAGWKHHISLHPIPAGDEAFQQELSHYKTAKGTIKFPVEKPIPSDFVEQIVTFLTRERTLPQ encoded by the coding sequence ATGACAGACAATAAACACTTCACCACCATTGACGAATACATCTCCACCTTTCCAGGACCAGTCCAGGCTGCCCTGCAACAAGTTAGGCAAGCCATTCATCGCGCTGCTCCTAATGCCGTGGAGACCATCAGCTATAACATACCTACCTTCGATCTTTATGGCAGACATTTAGTGTTCTTTGCCGGTTGGAAACACCATATTTCCTTGCATCCTATACCCGCTGGCGATGAAGCGTTCCAGCAAGAACTCTCGCATTATAAAACAGCTAAGGGTACGATCAAGTTCCCAGTAGAGAAACCGATCCCATCCGATTTCGTGGAGCAAATTGTCACGTTCCTTACCAGGGAGAGAACCCTGCCACAATGA
- a CDS encoding PHB depolymerase family esterase — MSKKTNHALAKTSIVTHPIVSSGCGKPAPFSPGSSENETIRSGGFARLFRLHLPSGYRNNTPQPLVLNFHGHGSTATQQEHLTKLSILADQQDFIAVYPQGMVGPDNTTGWATGPAHDPHANDVLFVSDLLNSLQARLCIDPTRIYAMGFSNGGGMVNLLAAQLSGRIAAFASISGSYYPVPGGYHVVRSVPLLEIHGTGDRVVPYNGSVSKDYESVTKWLLSWVQRDNCNNRPDIFLRQKTIIGEQWLGCRDGVAIIHYRILNEGHIWPHMLFDEQIQKKWCQVTAAALIWQFFKNYPMVVRQVSNLKRDTYVFGQEIHSLDSSCNDYYGSGTDRAGNIF, encoded by the coding sequence ATGTCTAAAAAGACTAACCATGCTTTAGCAAAAACGAGCATAGTTACGCATCCAATAGTAAGTTCAGGCTGCGGCAAACCGGCGCCTTTCTCGCCTGGCTCGAGTGAGAACGAAACGATCAGGTCTGGGGGATTTGCCCGACTGTTCCGTTTGCACCTGCCTTCGGGCTACAGGAACAACACACCACAGCCTTTAGTGCTGAACTTTCATGGACACGGCAGCACTGCTACACAGCAGGAACATTTGACGAAGCTGTCGATACTGGCCGATCAGCAGGATTTTATAGCGGTCTACCCACAGGGGATGGTTGGGCCGGATAATACAACCGGCTGGGCGACAGGGCCGGCCCACGACCCGCATGCGAACGATGTGCTGTTTGTGAGCGATCTCTTGAATAGCTTGCAGGCGCGGCTATGCATCGATCCGACGCGCATTTATGCCATGGGATTTTCAAATGGTGGTGGGATGGTAAATCTGCTGGCGGCACAATTGTCAGGGCGGATCGCAGCATTTGCTTCGATATCAGGCTCGTATTATCCTGTACCTGGCGGTTATCATGTTGTGAGGTCGGTTCCTTTGCTCGAAATACATGGCACAGGAGACCGGGTTGTGCCTTATAATGGCAGCGTGTCGAAGGACTACGAATCGGTGACGAAATGGCTGCTGAGTTGGGTGCAGAGAGATAATTGTAATAACCGGCCAGATATATTCTTGAGGCAAAAAACGATTATAGGCGAGCAATGGCTGGGGTGTAGGGATGGAGTGGCGATTATTCACTATCGCATTTTGAATGAGGGGCACATATGGCCACATATGCTATTCGACGAGCAAATTCAGAAGAAATGGTGCCAGGTTACGGCTGCAGCCCTGATCTGGCAATTTTTCAAAAATTATCCAATGGTGGTGCGCCAGGTGAGCAATTTGAAGCGAGATACGTATGTTTTTGGTCAAGAAATTCATAGTTTGGATAGCTCTTGCAATGATTATTATGGGTCTGGCACTGATCGCGCTGGGAATATTTTCTAA
- a CDS encoding pyridoxal-dependent decarboxylase, whose protein sequence is MKTIESFSLNRETKVMPDSSTGLSFDRETFRQFGYRVMDEVASYLDEIDERPIWQPMPDEVHQAIRGQELPLEGQPFEQALDFIQHMILPYPQGNGHPRFAGWINSAPAHAGILVKPLAAAMNPNCGIGDHAGQELERRMVQWIMELCGFPTGGSAGVFVSGGSEANFTCLQAARQWAARVDGWDVRAEGVQGMHRPFILYQSDQGHFCIRRSVEAMGLGRNAIRIIPSTDTFQMDVKQLRQQIIDDWAAGLRPFCVVATAGTVDTGAIDPLDELADLCEEQGLWLHIDGSYGSFGILDEDVAPLYKGIERVHSLATDQHKWLSVPIDCGCALVRNGEALRDAFRLTPPGQDEHEPWQSEYTLQRTRRFRALEVWAIVHTAGRNGLARAISKNIEMAHLLGQLIEANPDLELVATGPLSIVRFRYAPEELRDEPLLLDQLNKALTYEMQRRGKAFLTSTHFQDKEVLRACMVNYMTTEEDVWAIIEETIATGKHVAGRYFHSPRAFIDTAAVSESIAQLSAKP, encoded by the coding sequence ATGAAAACGATAGAGAGCTTTTCATTGAACAGAGAAACGAAGGTAATGCCGGATTCGTCAACCGGATTGTCTTTTGATAGGGAGACGTTCCGGCAGTTTGGCTACCGGGTGATGGATGAAGTGGCTTCGTACCTGGATGAGATAGATGAGCGGCCTATATGGCAACCAATGCCGGATGAGGTACACCAGGCCATCCGAGGGCAGGAGCTTCCGCTGGAGGGACAGCCATTCGAGCAAGCGCTGGATTTCATTCAACACATGATTCTTCCTTATCCACAGGGGAATGGGCACCCTCGCTTTGCCGGGTGGATTAACTCGGCGCCTGCCCATGCCGGTATCCTGGTCAAACCATTGGCGGCTGCTATGAATCCCAATTGTGGCATCGGAGATCATGCCGGCCAGGAGCTGGAACGGCGCATGGTGCAGTGGATCATGGAACTGTGCGGATTTCCAACAGGGGGAAGCGCCGGTGTGTTCGTCAGTGGCGGCTCCGAGGCCAATTTCACGTGCTTGCAGGCCGCTCGCCAGTGGGCAGCGCGCGTTGATGGCTGGGATGTACGGGCTGAGGGCGTGCAGGGAATGCATCGTCCTTTTATACTGTACCAGTCAGATCAGGGGCATTTTTGCATTCGCAGGTCGGTCGAGGCGATGGGGCTGGGCCGCAATGCGATCCGTATTATTCCTTCGACAGATACTTTCCAGATGGATGTCAAGCAGCTGCGCCAGCAGATTATTGACGATTGGGCAGCGGGACTGCGGCCATTCTGTGTGGTTGCGACCGCCGGAACTGTCGACACGGGCGCGATTGATCCGCTTGACGAGCTGGCCGATTTGTGTGAAGAGCAAGGACTGTGGCTGCACATAGATGGCTCCTACGGCTCTTTTGGCATTCTCGATGAGGATGTTGCTCCTCTTTACAAGGGCATCGAGCGCGTGCATTCCCTGGCGACCGACCAGCATAAGTGGCTCTCTGTTCCTATTGACTGCGGCTGCGCGCTGGTGAGAAATGGTGAGGCGCTGCGCGATGCATTTCGCCTCACTCCGCCGGGGCAGGATGAGCATGAACCGTGGCAGTCGGAATATACATTGCAGCGCACGCGCAGGTTCAGGGCGTTGGAAGTCTGGGCCATCGTTCATACTGCCGGTCGCAATGGGCTGGCCAGGGCCATTAGCAAAAATATCGAAATGGCTCACCTGCTCGGACAACTCATTGAAGCCAATCCAGACCTCGAACTCGTGGCGACAGGCCCATTGAGTATTGTGCGTTTTCGCTATGCTCCAGAGGAACTACGCGATGAGCCATTGCTACTAGACCAGTTAAATAAAGCGCTGACCTACGAAATGCAGCGGCGTGGGAAAGCATTTCTGACGAGTACGCATTTTCAGGACAAGGAGGTACTGCGCGCCTGTATGGTCAATTATATGACCACTGAAGAAGATGTATGGGCCATCATCGAGGAAACGATTGCTACAGGCAAACATGTTGCGGGCCGTTACTTCCACTCTCCACGCGCTTTTATTGACACCGCTGCTGTATCAGAAAGTATCGCTCAATTGAGTGCGAAGCCATAG
- a CDS encoding cysteine synthase family protein — MRYANILETIGNTPLVELKSFTIKPGVQIFAKLEGINPSGSIKDRIALKMIEQAEAEGLLARNSIILEPTSGNTGVALALVANMKGYPFTAVISEKGTQDKRRLLELYGADIITSPGSAGSNGAIRLAQELVQKDKRYVMLYQYGNEANAAAHYTTTAAEIISDMPGVDVFVAGLGTGGTLTGVARRLKMHNPGIRVVAAEPVQGDSIQGLRNLADGFVPPVLDLSVIDARQLVSSSEAWMRSLQLKALEGIFAGPSSGAVLEVALRIAATMNRGKIVVILADGGWKYMSEDHWMTKLSPPPLVAGTDQRVVFAA; from the coding sequence ATGCGTTATGCAAACATTTTGGAGACGATTGGGAATACGCCACTGGTCGAACTGAAAAGTTTTACTATCAAGCCAGGTGTGCAGATCTTCGCGAAACTGGAGGGGATCAATCCATCGGGTAGCATCAAGGACCGCATCGCGTTGAAGATGATCGAGCAGGCTGAAGCTGAAGGTTTGCTGGCGCGAAACTCGATCATACTGGAACCGACAAGTGGCAATACGGGAGTGGCGCTGGCGCTGGTGGCAAATATGAAGGGATACCCGTTCACAGCGGTGATATCCGAGAAAGGAACGCAGGATAAACGCCGATTGCTCGAACTGTATGGTGCCGATATCATCACTTCTCCTGGATCAGCCGGCAGCAATGGAGCTATCCGGCTGGCTCAGGAGTTAGTTCAGAAGGATAAGCGCTACGTGATGCTGTATCAATACGGCAATGAGGCCAATGCAGCGGCACACTATACGACTACGGCGGCAGAGATCATTTCGGATATGCCCGGCGTCGATGTCTTTGTCGCGGGACTGGGAACAGGCGGAACGCTGACAGGCGTGGCCCGGCGGTTAAAGATGCACAATCCTGGTATTCGCGTTGTCGCGGCAGAGCCGGTGCAGGGCGATAGTATTCAGGGATTGCGCAACCTGGCGGATGGTTTCGTACCCCCGGTACTCGATTTATCGGTCATCGATGCCCGGCAGTTAGTTTCAAGTTCCGAGGCCTGGATGCGCTCGTTGCAATTAAAGGCGCTGGAGGGGATTTTCGCGGGACCTTCGAGTGGCGCGGTGCTGGAAGTGGCCCTGCGTATCGCGGCTACTATGAATCGTGGCAAGATTGTGGTCATTCTGGCGGATGGAGGCTGGAAATACATGAGCGAGGATCATTGGATGACAAAGCTCTCGCCCCCGCCATTGGTGGCCGGTACTGATCAGAGGGTTGTTTTCGCCGCATAG